The following are encoded together in the Streptomyces rapamycinicus NRRL 5491 genome:
- a CDS encoding PspA/IM30 family protein, which yields MSGVMKRMGMIFRAKANKALDRAEDPRETLDYSYQKQLELLQKVRRGVADVATSRKRLELQLNQLQGQSTKLEDQGRKALALGREDLAREALSRRAALQQQVTDLETQHQTLQGEEEKLTLAAQRLQAKVDAFRTRKETIKATYTAAQAQTRIGEAFSGISEEMGDVGMAIQRAEDKTAQLQARAGAIDELLASGALDDQSGMAKDDIAAELDRISGGTDVELELQRMKAELAGGSPQQAIEGGKTDESQQSRTQHKFDKQ from the coding sequence ATGAGCGGTGTCATGAAGCGTATGGGGATGATCTTCCGCGCGAAAGCCAACAAGGCCCTGGACCGGGCCGAGGACCCGCGCGAAACCCTTGACTACTCGTACCAGAAGCAGCTGGAGCTGCTCCAGAAGGTGCGCCGCGGTGTCGCCGACGTGGCGACCTCGCGCAAGCGCCTGGAGCTGCAGCTCAACCAGTTGCAGGGCCAGTCCACCAAGCTGGAGGACCAGGGCCGCAAGGCGCTCGCGCTCGGCCGGGAGGACCTGGCCCGCGAGGCGCTGTCCCGCCGCGCCGCGCTGCAGCAGCAGGTCACCGACCTGGAGACCCAGCACCAGACGCTCCAGGGCGAGGAGGAGAAGCTGACCCTGGCCGCCCAGCGGCTCCAGGCCAAGGTCGACGCCTTCCGTACGCGCAAGGAGACCATCAAGGCCACCTACACCGCGGCCCAGGCCCAGACCCGCATCGGCGAGGCGTTCTCCGGCATCTCCGAGGAGATGGGCGACGTCGGCATGGCGATCCAGCGTGCCGAGGACAAGACGGCGCAGCTCCAGGCGCGCGCGGGCGCGATCGACGAGCTGCTGGCCTCCGGCGCCCTGGACGACCAGTCCGGTATGGCCAAGGACGACATCGCGGCCGAGCTGGACCGGATCTCCGGCGGTACGGACGTGGAGCTGGAGCTTCAGCGGATGAAGGCCGAGCTGGCCGGCGGCAGCCCGCAGCAGGCGATCGAGGGCGGCAAGACGGACGAGTCCCAGCAGTCCCGGACCCAGCACAAGTTCGACAAGCAGTAG
- a CDS encoding bifunctional adenosylcobinamide kinase/adenosylcobinamide-phosphate guanylyltransferase: protein MELTLLGTGAPDGLPRHGCPCAACAAAVGEEARAATSLLIDGALLIDLTPGAAFAAARAGYSLVGVRQVLLSHPHAGPAVEFPAGLPAPGRVPDGRALSLISGHRVRAVALDSPGTGYEVTGPDGTRLLYLPPGAAAAGLPNPAEPYDMVLLDVLGRPDALAALRSSGAVGATTDVLAVHLDHTTPPGRELHRRLATVGARAVPDGQTLIVGEYHAVPDLPRRTLVLGGARSGKSLEAERRLAAFPDVLYVATGGTREGDPEWAARVAAHRDRRPGSWRTTESCDLPPLLAEDGPPLLIDCLALWLTDAMDSVSAWDDEKWAHGGERALHERVSALVTAVRATTRTVVAVSNEVGAGIVPATASGRRFRDELGRLNAAFAEECEQVLLVVAGQPLPLRG, encoded by the coding sequence GTGGAACTCACTCTTCTGGGCACCGGGGCCCCCGACGGGCTGCCGCGCCACGGCTGTCCCTGCGCCGCCTGTGCCGCCGCCGTCGGCGAGGAGGCACGGGCCGCAACCTCGCTGCTGATCGACGGCGCGCTGCTGATCGATCTCACCCCGGGGGCCGCCTTCGCCGCCGCGCGGGCCGGGTACTCGCTGGTGGGCGTCCGCCAGGTGCTGCTCTCCCATCCGCACGCGGGTCCGGCCGTCGAGTTCCCGGCCGGGCTGCCGGCGCCGGGGCGGGTGCCGGACGGCCGCGCGCTGTCCCTGATCAGCGGCCACCGGGTACGGGCGGTCGCGCTGGACTCCCCCGGTACCGGCTACGAGGTCACCGGGCCCGACGGCACCCGGCTGCTGTACCTCCCGCCGGGCGCGGCCGCCGCCGGACTCCCGAACCCGGCCGAGCCGTACGACATGGTGCTGCTCGACGTACTGGGCCGCCCCGACGCGCTGGCCGCCCTGCGCTCCTCGGGCGCCGTGGGCGCCACCACCGATGTCCTGGCCGTCCATCTCGACCACACCACCCCGCCCGGCCGGGAGCTGCACCGCCGCCTCGCCACGGTGGGCGCGCGGGCGGTGCCGGACGGGCAGACGCTGATCGTCGGCGAGTACCACGCGGTGCCGGACCTGCCGCGCCGCACGCTGGTGCTGGGCGGCGCCCGGTCCGGCAAGTCCCTCGAGGCGGAACGGCGGCTGGCCGCGTTCCCCGACGTCCTGTACGTCGCGACGGGCGGCACCCGTGAGGGCGACCCCGAGTGGGCCGCCCGCGTCGCCGCCCACCGCGACCGCCGCCCCGGCTCCTGGCGCACCACCGAGAGCTGCGACCTGCCCCCGTTGCTCGCCGAGGACGGCCCACCGCTGCTCATCGACTGCCTGGCGCTGTGGCTCACCGACGCGATGGACTCCGTGAGCGCCTGGGACGACGAGAAGTGGGCACACGGCGGCGAACGCGCCCTCCACGAACGGGTCTCCGCCCTCGTCACGGCGGTCCGCGCCACGACCCGTACGGTCGTCGCGGTGAGCAACGAGGTCGGCGCGGGCATCGTCCCCGCGACCGCCTCCGGCCGCCGCTTCCGCGACGAACTGGGCCGTCTGAACGCGGCGTTCGCCGAGGAGTGCGAGCAGGTGCTGTTGGTGGTGGCGGGTCAGCCCTTGCCGCTGCGCGGCTGA
- a CDS encoding DUF3043 domain-containing protein yields the protein MFRSRSKDEQAATTKVTADQPQQTRDPQAPKGRPTPKRSEAQSQRRSLAKTPANRKDATKRAREARRADLAKQRQALAGGDERYLPARDKGPVRRFARDYVDSRFSVAEYFLPLAVVILVLSMVRAGAMQSYVLLVWMVVIVLIVVNSLVLGVQLKRQLRKRFPDENLRGAVAYALMRTLQMRRLRLPKPQVKRGERP from the coding sequence GTGTTCCGAAGCCGTTCCAAGGATGAGCAGGCCGCTACCACCAAGGTGACCGCGGACCAGCCGCAGCAGACCCGTGACCCGCAGGCGCCCAAGGGCCGCCCCACTCCCAAGCGGAGCGAGGCCCAGTCGCAGCGCCGTAGCCTGGCGAAGACGCCGGCCAACCGTAAGGACGCCACGAAGCGTGCGCGCGAGGCCCGCCGCGCCGATCTGGCCAAGCAGCGCCAGGCGCTGGCCGGGGGTGACGAGCGGTATCTGCCGGCCCGTGACAAGGGTCCGGTGCGGCGGTTCGCCCGTGACTACGTGGACTCGCGGTTCTCCGTCGCCGAGTACTTCCTGCCGCTCGCGGTGGTCATCCTGGTCCTGAGCATGGTCCGGGCCGGCGCCATGCAGAGCTATGTGCTGCTGGTGTGGATGGTGGTCATCGTCCTCATCGTGGTCAACTCCCTCGTCCTCGGCGTCCAGCTCAAGCGGCAGCTGCGCAAGCGCTTCCCCGACGAGAATCTGCGCGGCGCGGTGGCGTACGCCCTGATGCGCACCCTCCAGATGCGCCGACTGCGGCTGCCCAAGCCGCAGGTCAAGCGCGGAGAGCGGCCCTGA
- a CDS encoding class I SAM-dependent methyltransferase yields MRNTVRQALVAHQLDEQITARFPVGQRLRILDVGVGQGTQALRLARAGHEVTGLESDATMLEAARTALADEPEGIRRRVRLLEGDGRETGAHFLPGTFDVVLCHGVLMYVPEPDPLLAGLARVLAPGGLLSLLVRNGDALAMRPGLAGDFDTALAAFDSPSYTNRIGLPVRADRREELTETLTAIGAPLRAWYGVRVFTDLAPDDAEPPGSPEWERLLTAEERAGRTDPYRAVAALLHLCGVRG; encoded by the coding sequence CTGCGGAACACCGTCCGGCAGGCGCTGGTCGCCCATCAGCTCGATGAGCAGATCACCGCGCGCTTCCCGGTGGGGCAGCGGCTGCGGATCCTCGACGTGGGCGTCGGCCAGGGCACCCAGGCCCTGCGGCTGGCCCGCGCGGGCCATGAGGTGACCGGGCTGGAGTCCGACGCCACCATGCTGGAGGCGGCCCGCACCGCGCTCGCCGACGAGCCCGAGGGCATCCGAAGACGTGTGCGGCTGCTCGAGGGCGACGGCCGGGAGACCGGGGCACACTTCCTGCCGGGCACCTTCGATGTGGTGCTGTGCCACGGCGTGCTGATGTACGTGCCCGAACCGGATCCGCTGCTCGCCGGGCTGGCCCGGGTGCTGGCCCCCGGCGGTCTGCTCTCGCTGCTGGTGCGCAACGGTGACGCGCTGGCGATGCGGCCCGGTCTGGCCGGGGACTTCGACACCGCGCTGGCCGCCTTCGACTCCCCCTCGTACACCAACCGGATCGGGCTGCCGGTGCGCGCCGACCGGCGCGAGGAGCTGACCGAGACCCTCACCGCGATCGGCGCGCCGCTGCGCGCCTGGTACGGCGTGCGGGTCTTCACCGACCTCGCCCCGGACGACGCGGAGCCGCCGGGCTCCCCGGAGTGGGAGCGGCTGCTGACGGCCGAGGAGCGGGCCGGCCGCACGGATCCCTACCGGGCGGTGGCGGCGCTGCTGCACCTGTGCGGGGTGCGCGGCTGA
- the pspAA gene encoding PspA-associated protein PspAA — translation MIVRIMGEGQVLVAESHLPGLNRLDDELLAEIEGGDHEGFRRTLGALLDAVRSAGEPLPDDALQPSELILPAADATLEEVKAMLKDDGLIPG, via the coding sequence ATGATCGTGCGGATCATGGGGGAGGGCCAGGTGCTGGTGGCCGAGAGCCATCTGCCCGGACTGAACAGGCTGGACGACGAGCTGCTCGCGGAGATCGAGGGCGGTGATCACGAGGGCTTCCGGAGGACCCTGGGCGCGCTGCTGGACGCGGTGCGCTCGGCCGGTGAGCCCCTGCCCGACGACGCGCTCCAGCCGTCCGAACTGATCCTCCCCGCCGCCGACGCGACCCTCGAGGAAGTCAAGGCCATGCTCAAGGACGACGGCCTCATTCCGGGCTAG
- the cobT gene encoding nicotinate-nucleotide--dimethylbenzimidazole phosphoribosyltransferase, with translation MSALNLDDFVDLIERPDGGIRRDAEERRERLALPPGALGRLDELGEWLAAAQQRVPVKPIEQPRVVLFAGDHGVSDLGVSARPARSTRRLVRAVLDGESPAAILAARLGTPVRVIDMSLDCDPEDLPEDVTRHRVRRGSGRIDVEDALTPDEAERAFRTGMAIADEEADSGTDLLVLGDLSVGGTTAAATLIAALCGTDASVVTGRGGAAIDDLAWMRKCAAIRDGLRRARPVLGDQLQLLATVGGADLAAITGFLLQSAVRHTPVILDGVVSAACALVAQRVAFRAPDWWLAGQASGEPGQEKALDRIALTPLLDHGVTIGEGTGALLALPLVQAAAALHAELPERDG, from the coding sequence GTGAGTGCTCTCAATCTCGATGACTTCGTCGACCTGATCGAGCGCCCCGACGGGGGCATCCGGCGTGACGCCGAGGAGCGCCGCGAGCGGCTCGCGTTGCCGCCGGGCGCGCTCGGGCGGCTGGACGAATTGGGCGAGTGGCTGGCCGCCGCTCAGCAGCGGGTGCCGGTCAAGCCCATCGAGCAGCCCCGCGTCGTCCTCTTCGCGGGCGACCACGGCGTCTCCGACCTCGGCGTCTCCGCCCGCCCCGCCAGGAGCACCCGCCGTCTGGTCCGCGCCGTGCTCGACGGCGAGAGCCCGGCCGCCATCCTCGCCGCCCGGCTCGGCACGCCCGTCCGCGTCATCGACATGTCGCTGGACTGCGACCCCGAGGACCTCCCCGAAGACGTCACCCGCCACCGCGTACGCCGCGGGTCCGGCCGGATCGACGTCGAGGACGCGCTCACCCCGGACGAGGCCGAGCGGGCCTTCCGCACCGGGATGGCCATCGCCGACGAGGAGGCGGACTCCGGCACGGACCTCCTCGTCCTCGGCGACCTCAGCGTCGGCGGCACGACCGCCGCGGCCACGCTCATCGCCGCGCTGTGCGGTACGGACGCGTCCGTGGTCACCGGCCGCGGCGGGGCCGCCATCGACGACCTCGCCTGGATGCGCAAGTGCGCCGCCATCCGCGACGGGCTGCGCCGCGCCCGCCCCGTGCTCGGCGATCAGCTCCAGCTGCTGGCCACCGTCGGCGGCGCCGACCTCGCCGCGATCACCGGCTTCCTGCTGCAGAGCGCCGTACGTCACACTCCGGTGATCCTCGACGGCGTCGTCTCGGCTGCCTGCGCGCTGGTCGCCCAGCGGGTGGCGTTCCGCGCCCCGGACTGGTGGCTGGCCGGTCAGGCCAGCGGCGAACCGGGCCAGGAGAAGGCCCTCGACCGCATCGCCCTCACCCCGCTGCTCGACCACGGCGTCACGATCGGCGAGGGCACGGGCGCGCTGCTCGCCCTGCCGCTCGTGCAGGCGGCCGCGGCCCTGCACGCGGAACTCCCGGAGCGCGACGGCTAA
- a CDS encoding sensor histidine kinase, with the protein MDSVTPLAVGPGLARPHRWLCAHPRALDTLVALGVLALILIGAVAGPRMRDQSLGAFFVLLAVLAAASLVLRRDLPRGVLAFNVALTLTELVTNDVGPPRTSIVFGVVVALYTVAARTDRPTTWRVGAATAVLLTGAGMLFALNPWYSQENWGLFAWTGLAAAAGDAVRSRRAYVAAIEERAVRAERTREEEARRRVAEERLRIARELHDVVAHHIALVNVQAGVASHVMDNRPDQAKEALAHVRQASRSALEELRATVGLLRQYGDPAAPTEPAPGLTVLDQLVDGFVRAGMRVRVRAEPPEELGPLPGSVDLTAYRVVQEALTNVHKHAGPGATAEIRIARVADALEVTVEDDGAGTRTEGPEEAPDGADGSGQPRADGTEPGGGHGLLGMRERVTALRGSCEAGALPEGGFRVRVRLPLQPRRGGDS; encoded by the coding sequence TTGGATTCCGTGACTCCCCTCGCCGTCGGGCCGGGCCTGGCCCGTCCGCACCGCTGGCTGTGCGCCCACCCCCGTGCCCTGGACACCCTGGTGGCGCTGGGGGTCCTCGCGCTGATCCTGATCGGCGCGGTGGCCGGCCCGCGCATGCGCGACCAGTCGCTGGGCGCCTTCTTCGTGCTGCTGGCCGTCCTCGCGGCCGCCTCACTGGTGCTCCGCCGCGATCTGCCCCGCGGGGTGCTCGCCTTCAACGTCGCCCTCACCCTCACCGAGCTCGTCACCAATGACGTGGGCCCGCCGCGCACCTCGATCGTGTTCGGGGTCGTGGTGGCGCTCTACACCGTGGCGGCCCGCACCGACCGCCCCACCACCTGGCGGGTCGGCGCCGCCACGGCCGTGCTGCTCACCGGCGCCGGGATGCTCTTCGCGCTCAACCCCTGGTACTCACAGGAGAATTGGGGTCTGTTCGCGTGGACCGGGCTGGCCGCGGCCGCCGGCGACGCGGTGCGCAGCCGGCGCGCCTATGTGGCCGCCATCGAGGAGCGGGCGGTCCGCGCCGAGCGCACCCGCGAGGAGGAGGCGCGCCGCCGGGTCGCCGAGGAGCGGCTGCGGATCGCCCGTGAGCTGCACGATGTCGTGGCGCATCACATCGCGCTGGTCAACGTCCAGGCCGGGGTCGCCTCCCATGTCATGGACAACCGCCCGGACCAGGCCAAGGAGGCGCTCGCGCACGTACGGCAGGCGAGCCGCTCGGCGCTGGAGGAGCTGCGGGCCACGGTCGGCCTGCTGCGGCAGTACGGCGACCCGGCCGCCCCCACCGAACCGGCCCCCGGCCTCACCGTGCTGGACCAGCTCGTGGACGGCTTCGTACGGGCCGGGATGCGGGTCCGGGTCCGGGCGGAGCCACCGGAGGAGCTGGGTCCGCTGCCGGGCTCGGTGGACCTCACGGCCTACCGGGTGGTCCAGGAGGCGCTGACCAATGTGCACAAGCACGCCGGGCCCGGGGCCACGGCCGAGATCCGCATCGCCCGGGTCGCGGACGCGCTGGAGGTCACGGTCGAGGACGACGGGGCGGGGACGCGGACCGAGGGCCCCGAGGAGGCGCCGGACGGCGCGGACGGGTCCGGGCAACCCCGGGCGGACGGGACGGAGCCCGGCGGCGGACACGGCCTGCTGGGGATGCGCGAGCGGGTGACCGCGCTGCGCGGCAGCTGCGAGGCGGGAGCCCTGCCCGAGGGCGGTTTCCGGGTGCGGGTGAGACTTCCCCTGCAGCCGCGTAGGGGAGGGGACTCATGA